GCTGATAATGGAAATCGCCTCCGTGCCAAGATGTGCAAAAATTACTACAGTCGTACCGTCTCTGAAACGCCCGATCGCCTTAAGACGACGACGACCGAAATCGTCCGTTGTCCCTTGCACGATCTTGGCGGAACTCCACTCAAAATCGATAACGTCCTCGAAATCGAGACCGTGTTTTTCGAGATTGACGAGACGCTTGCGCTCGTCCCAAACTATCTTGAGCATTATTGTACATACAAAAAATTACTGATCAAATGAAATTTGGCAAAGGCCTCACGCGCTTGCGGGCGTGAGGCTGAAGCAGGTGAGCACTGCAGAATAATGCACCATGGCGGCGGAGATGACGAAGCCGTGCCAGATGGCATTCTGGAAACGCAGGCGTTCCCACACATGGAAGATGACGCCGAGCGAATAGATGACGCCGCCAATGACGATAAGCCACAGCGTGATGGACGGCAAAAGCTCAGACAGGGGTGCCACGACCACGATGCCGCTCCAGCCCATGCCGAGATAGAGCAGGATGGCGAGCCGGTCATACCGCCCCGGAAAGACACATTTCAGCGTGATGCCGAGTGCCGCCACCGCCCAGACAAAGATCAGCATGCCGAAGATCAGCGGATCATTCGCGCCCTTTTGCAGGAACGGCGTATAAGTCGCTGCAATCAAAACGAAAATTGCTGAGTGATCGAACCGGCGCAATATCCATTTGGTGCGCGTGTGCGGCCAGATATTGTAGGTGAAGGACACGGACAGACAGAGCAGCAGGCCGATGCCATAGACCCAGGCGGCAGCCAGTTCGCCATGGCTTGCCCACAGCGTTGCATAGAAAATCAGCGCGGTGACCCCGATCAGGGCCAGCACGATGCCAATGCCGTGCACCACGCCATCGGCCACGATTTCATGAAAATCATATCTGCGCCCGAAGGCGAACAGTTCCGTCATATCGTCCCAACACTCTTCAAATCAGCCCTCAAGATGCCGAAGAGCATAAAATGATGCAACGGAGGAAATATGAAGACGCGCATCACTTTGTGTCATGCGCGTTCAAACATCGTCAAAACTGACGGTAGCGTCAGTTTCTCCCCATCTGGACAAAGCTTCCCTGCCACACGGCGCCATCCTCGGCCTTCTGCCGAGGATCTGCTGACGTTCAATAAAATCACGCGGCTGTAGATGCTCGGGACAAGCCCGAGCATGACGGAATAGGGTGTTCAGACGTCTAAAAGCAGCTTGATGTAAACAGGGCCGTCGTTCCCGTTTTTCACTGCTCTTTCATGCAGGTACAGCAGAGCGCCGCATGCGGAACCGCTGCAAGGCGCGCCTCGCTGATCGGCTCGCCGCATTTGGCGCAGGCACCGAAGGTTCCAGCCTCGATGCGGGCAAGGGCTGCCTCTATGGAGGCAAGCTCCTTCTGACCCGCCTCACCCAGACCTTCGAGCACCTCGTCATTGTTGCGCTCGATTGCCCGGTCGTCATCATCGGGATTGCCGGGCTGATCGAGGTCCGCCTCGATCTTGTGCAGACGGCGGTCGAGTTCGTTGCGGCGCGCTTCGAGCACCTGCTGGTAATGTTGCGTATCCATTGGGGGCCTCCTGATCAGCGGTCTACGAGAACCGAGCACTTGGCATGGCGCACGACGCGGTCCGCCGTCGCACCGATGAGATAGTTGGAGAAGTCCGGCTTGTGCGAGGCAAGCACGATGAGATCTGCGCTATAAGCCTGCGCTGCGGCCAGAATTTCGTGGGCCGGTGCGCCCGTGCGCACATCGATGCTGGCTGAGGTGCCCACACGTTCGCGCAGGTCCTGAAGCTTCGCCGTTGCTTCCTGCCGCGCCGACCCCAGAAGATCCGTGGGAACATCAATGGCCAGATAGCTCGGCAGTTCTTCCACCACGTTGATGAGAGCGATCTTGCCACCCTGATCGAGAAGCGCGACGGCTTTCTTCAGAATTTGCTCGCCACGGTCCAGCTGGGCGATATCGATGGCGACGACGATGGATGCGTACATGTGCGTGATCTCCCGAGATTTGATGAACCCATTCTCGGGCCTGAAAGCAGGAGGCGCCTTGATGGAAATCAAACTCCGGACAGCCGATCATCGTTCGTTATTGGTGAACGAAGTTTCGCCAACCAACCATCTTTCTTGAACGCACGCGTGCGCGCATATTCAGGTCATCTTGAACACGGCCCAAGGCTTATCCGATGTCCGATACGACCCTGCCCTTTGCATTGACCCGACCCGCGCATGTGGATGCGGCGCATCTGGTGGTGCGCGATCTGGACCTTGTGAGCGGATATTACCAGCAGGCAATTGGCCTGTCGGTGCTGGAGAAGAACACGAGCGGCGTGGTTCTCGGTGCCCATGGCACACCGCTTCTCACGCTTTCCACGGGTGGGCAGGTGAAGGCTGCGCCACGCAATGCAGCCGGGCTTTTTCACACCGCTTTTCTGGTGCCCAACCGCCGGGAGCTTGCCGCCTGGCTGGCACATGCCGCTCATAGCGGTATCC
The window above is part of the Rhizobium rhizoryzae genome. Proteins encoded here:
- a CDS encoding BrnT family toxin translates to MLKIVWDERKRLVNLEKHGLDFEDVIDFEWSSAKIVQGTTDDFGRRRLKAIGRFRDGTTVVIFAHLGTEAISIISFRHAGSRERVWYNGYDT
- the trhA gene encoding PAQR family membrane homeostasis protein TrhA; its protein translation is MTELFAFGRRYDFHEIVADGVVHGIGIVLALIGVTALIFYATLWASHGELAAAWVYGIGLLLCLSVSFTYNIWPHTRTKWILRRFDHSAIFVLIAATYTPFLQKGANDPLIFGMLIFVWAVAALGITLKCVFPGRYDRLAILLYLGMGWSGIVVVAPLSELLPSITLWLIVIGGVIYSLGVIFHVWERLRFQNAIWHGFVISAAMVHYSAVLTCFSLTPASA
- a CDS encoding TraR/DksA family transcriptional regulator; the encoded protein is MDTQHYQQVLEARRNELDRRLHKIEADLDQPGNPDDDDRAIERNNDEVLEGLGEAGQKELASIEAALARIEAGTFGACAKCGEPISEARLAAVPHAALCCTCMKEQ
- a CDS encoding universal stress protein, coding for MYASIVVAIDIAQLDRGEQILKKAVALLDQGGKIALINVVEELPSYLAIDVPTDLLGSARQEATAKLQDLRERVGTSASIDVRTGAPAHEILAAAQAYSADLIVLASHKPDFSNYLIGATADRVVRHAKCSVLVDR